The Erythrobacter sp. JK5 genome includes a region encoding these proteins:
- a CDS encoding DUF3667 domain-containing protein, with protein sequence MSDVSEGIGGAIEGALAGRAVEPRHGEGSAETGEPQTCLNCGATVTASYCGECGQKRHVHRTISAILHDLIHGVLHLDGKFWETLPLLVFRPGQLTRRYVEGERAKFVSPMAMFLFSVFAMFAVFQIVGISTPTDLEGNARALVTDMVEKETQQVIDKIARIDEELTQSDLDDARRLALEAERTALERDFELLKGRGRNLTRLLASGESDFLDTFETEGESRIAEAKERLATMPEGSSERADLAAEIAAAEKGLSDLRRFEDQAQAAVPFIDSSHGTLTFQPTGIAPIDSFVGKWQSNPSLMLYKMQANGYKFGWLLIPLSIPFVWLTFAWKRRFKAYDHAIFVTYSLSFMSLLFIAISLVGVSPLGAGSAFTIFAIVAPLHVYKHLKYTYGLSRFSTIWRFVFLMVCILIILILFVPTLLLLGAF encoded by the coding sequence ATGAGCGACGTGAGCGAAGGCATAGGCGGGGCGATCGAAGGCGCGCTGGCCGGTCGCGCGGTCGAACCGCGGCACGGCGAGGGCTCGGCCGAGACTGGCGAGCCGCAGACCTGCCTGAATTGCGGCGCCACGGTCACGGCGAGCTATTGCGGCGAATGCGGGCAGAAACGCCATGTCCACCGCACGATCTCGGCGATCCTGCACGATTTGATCCACGGCGTGCTGCATCTCGACGGCAAGTTCTGGGAAACCCTGCCGCTGCTGGTCTTCAGGCCGGGCCAGCTCACCCGCCGCTATGTCGAGGGCGAACGGGCCAAGTTCGTCAGCCCGATGGCGATGTTCCTGTTCAGCGTGTTCGCGATGTTCGCGGTGTTCCAGATCGTCGGGATCAGCACCCCGACAGATCTGGAGGGCAATGCGCGCGCGCTGGTGACCGACATGGTCGAGAAAGAGACCCAACAGGTCATCGACAAGATCGCCCGGATCGACGAGGAGCTGACGCAGTCCGACCTCGATGACGCCCGGCGGCTCGCGCTCGAAGCTGAACGCACCGCCCTCGAGCGCGATTTCGAACTGCTGAAGGGGCGCGGACGGAACCTCACCCGGCTCCTGGCTTCGGGCGAGTCCGACTTTCTGGATACCTTCGAAACGGAAGGCGAGAGCCGGATTGCCGAGGCGAAGGAGCGGCTCGCAACAATGCCGGAAGGATCTTCGGAGCGTGCCGATCTCGCCGCAGAAATCGCAGCGGCTGAAAAGGGCCTGTCGGACCTCAGGCGGTTCGAAGATCAGGCGCAAGCTGCGGTGCCATTCATCGACTCAAGCCATGGCACACTGACTTTCCAGCCGACTGGAATCGCACCTATCGATTCCTTTGTCGGCAAGTGGCAGAGCAATCCGAGCCTGATGCTCTACAAAATGCAGGCGAATGGCTACAAATTCGGCTGGCTGCTGATCCCGCTTTCGATCCCGTTCGTGTGGCTGACATTCGCATGGAAGCGGCGGTTCAAGGCTTACGATCACGCGATATTCGTGACCTATTCGCTGAGCTTCATGTCACTGCTGTTCATCGCGATATCGCTCGTCGGGGTAAGCCCGCTCGGCGCAGGATCGGCCTTCACGATCTTCGCGATCGTCGCGCCGCTGCACGTCTACAAGCATCTCAAATACACCTACGGTCTCTCGCGCTTCTCGACGATCTGGCGCTTCGTCTTCCTGATGGTGTGCATCCTCATCATCCTGATCCTGTTCGTGCCGACGCTGCTGCTGCTCGGCGCGTTCTGA
- the rpoZ gene encoding DNA-directed RNA polymerase subunit omega, with amino-acid sequence MARVTVEDCVDKVPNRFDLVLLAAQRAREISGGAELTIDRDRDKNPVVALREIAEQTIRPKELKESLVTGLQKILPDDEDDADEIGSLSQSAEALRITASAPTRSTSIGADYDG; translated from the coding sequence ATGGCACGCGTTACCGTTGAAGATTGCGTCGACAAGGTTCCCAACCGGTTCGACCTCGTATTGCTCGCCGCCCAGCGCGCGCGCGAAATCTCCGGCGGCGCCGAACTGACGATCGACCGCGATCGCGACAAGAACCCGGTCGTCGCCCTGCGCGAGATCGCCGAACAGACGATCCGGCCCAAGGAACTGAAGGAATCGCTGGTCACCGGTCTGCAGAAGATCCTGCCCGATGACGAGGACGATGCCGATGAGATCGGTTCGCTCAGCCAGTCGGCCGAAGCGCTGCGGATCACCGCGAGCGCTCCGACCCGCTCGACTTCGATCGGTGCCGATTACGACGGCTGA
- a CDS encoding phosphatidylserine/phosphatidylglycerophosphate/cardiolipin synthase family protein, with translation MIDDPLNPELETGDAERWESDPNETFEGYRDADPFEVETQDHRFVFYPAGIDRLAALESHIQDATETLHVFFYLFQPDEAGELVRDALVAAAERGVAVHLVVDDFGSDAPQSFFDPLVEAGAKFDLFSPRWNVRYLIRNHQKFVVADRKRLMTGGFNVSDHYFKPPEENGWCDLGALIEGPVVARFEEWFGQLDQWLSSGGSQFRAMRAMVRDWDPGDGPVQLVLGGPTKMTSAWALRVKEDLAQGERLDMVMAYFSPPRSVQQLIERLSRKGAARLIMAGKTDNGATIGASRALYRRLLRAGAKIAEFQPSKLHMKLLVIDDVTYFGSANMDMRSVRLNLELMLRVEDAGLAARMRELVDHLEDYSTPITDSWFRQRASWFNRARWRLSYWLVAVFDYSVARRLNLGQ, from the coding sequence ATGATCGACGATCCCCTCAATCCGGAGCTCGAAACCGGCGATGCCGAGCGCTGGGAAAGCGACCCGAACGAGACCTTCGAGGGATACCGCGATGCCGACCCGTTCGAGGTCGAAACGCAGGATCACCGGTTCGTGTTCTACCCGGCGGGGATCGATCGGCTTGCCGCGCTGGAAAGCCATATCCAGGACGCGACCGAAACCCTGCACGTCTTCTTCTACCTGTTTCAGCCCGACGAGGCGGGCGAACTGGTGCGCGATGCGCTGGTCGCGGCGGCGGAGCGCGGAGTCGCGGTGCACCTTGTGGTCGACGATTTCGGCAGCGACGCACCGCAGTCCTTCTTCGATCCGCTGGTCGAGGCAGGGGCGAAGTTCGACCTGTTTTCGCCGCGCTGGAACGTGCGCTACCTGATCCGCAACCATCAGAAATTCGTGGTCGCCGACCGCAAGCGATTGATGACCGGCGGCTTCAACGTCTCCGACCACTACTTCAAGCCGCCCGAGGAAAACGGCTGGTGCGATCTCGGCGCGCTGATCGAGGGTCCGGTGGTCGCCCGGTTCGAGGAATGGTTCGGCCAGCTCGATCAATGGCTGTCGAGCGGCGGATCGCAGTTTCGCGCAATGCGGGCGATGGTGCGCGACTGGGATCCCGGTGACGGGCCGGTGCAACTGGTGCTGGGCGGGCCGACCAAGATGACCAGCGCCTGGGCGCTGCGGGTCAAGGAGGATCTCGCGCAGGGCGAGCGGCTGGATATGGTGATGGCGTATTTCTCGCCGCCGCGCAGCGTCCAGCAATTGATCGAACGGCTCAGCCGCAAAGGCGCGGCGCGGCTGATCATGGCGGGCAAGACCGATAACGGTGCCACCATCGGCGCCTCGCGGGCGCTCTATCGCCGGCTGCTGCGCGCGGGAGCGAAAATCGCGGAGTTCCAGCCGAGCAAGCTGCACATGAAGCTGCTGGTGATCGACGACGTGACCTATTTCGGCAGCGCCAACATGGACATGCGATCGGTGCGGCTGAACCTCGAACTGATGCTGCGGGTCGAGGATGCCGGGCTCGCCGCCCGGATGCGCGAGCTCGTCGATCATCTCGAAGACTACAGCACGCCGATCACCGACAGCTGGTTTCGCCAGCGCGCAAGCTGGTTCAACCGCGCGCGCTGGCGGCTCAGTTACTGGCTGGTCGCGGTGTTCGATTATTCGGTAGCGCGCAGGCTCAATCTCGGCCAGTAG
- a CDS encoding replicative DNA helicase, giving the protein MAEPEKLQLVADDTGGARKLPSNLEAEAAFLGAVLIDNRVIEELQTPIRPDHFFEPLHGRIYERVLTLIERNATASPVTLRPYFEADEALKELGGPKYLAQLTANGAGLLAPRELAQQIYDLALLRELVSVGRGLVEGALDTSQETDPMERISQAEADLFKVAEGAATGNEASTFRDAALTAIKMAEAAMNSGGGLSGKTTGLSVIDQKTAGLHNSDLVILAGRPGMGKTSLATNIAFNCAEAHLEWQRDGGEFNYGAPTAFFSLEMSADQLATRILAEQAEISSETLRTGKMSREDFQKLSFASQRLAELPLYIDDTPALTIAALRTRARRLKRRHDIGLIVVDYLQLLQGSGRANDNRVNEISEISRGLKTLAKELSVPVIALSQLSRAVEQRDDKRPMLSDLRESGSIEQDADMVWFIYRADYYHEASRPDMPTETSSADAVEKYRIWEERYLEVKNKASLIIAKQRHGSTGNVPLHFQSEITKFTSPNKRDYSDYGYE; this is encoded by the coding sequence ATGGCCGAACCCGAAAAACTGCAGCTCGTCGCGGACGACACCGGCGGCGCGCGCAAGCTCCCGTCGAACCTCGAAGCAGAGGCTGCGTTTCTCGGCGCGGTGCTGATCGACAACCGCGTGATCGAGGAATTGCAGACCCCGATCCGGCCCGATCATTTCTTCGAGCCGCTGCACGGGCGCATCTACGAACGCGTGCTCACCCTGATCGAGCGCAACGCGACCGCATCGCCAGTGACGCTGCGCCCCTATTTCGAAGCCGACGAGGCGCTCAAGGAACTGGGCGGGCCGAAATATCTCGCGCAGCTGACCGCCAACGGTGCCGGACTGCTCGCCCCGCGCGAACTGGCGCAGCAGATCTACGATCTCGCGCTGCTGCGCGAACTGGTGAGCGTCGGGCGCGGCCTCGTCGAAGGGGCGCTCGACACGTCGCAGGAAACCGATCCGATGGAACGGATCAGCCAGGCCGAGGCCGATCTGTTCAAGGTCGCCGAAGGCGCGGCGACCGGCAACGAGGCCTCGACTTTCCGCGACGCCGCACTGACCGCGATCAAGATGGCCGAAGCGGCGATGAATTCGGGCGGCGGCCTGTCGGGCAAGACCACCGGGCTATCGGTGATCGACCAGAAGACCGCGGGCCTGCACAATTCCGACCTCGTGATCCTCGCCGGGCGTCCCGGCATGGGCAAGACCTCGCTCGCGACCAACATCGCCTTCAACTGCGCCGAGGCGCATCTCGAATGGCAGCGCGACGGCGGCGAGTTCAACTACGGCGCGCCGACCGCGTTCTTCAGCCTCGAAATGAGCGCCGATCAGCTGGCGACGCGTATCCTCGCCGAACAGGCCGAAATCAGCTCCGAGACGCTGCGCACCGGCAAGATGAGCCGCGAGGATTTCCAGAAGCTGTCGTTCGCCAGCCAGCGGCTCGCCGAGCTGCCGCTGTATATCGACGATACCCCCGCGCTCACGATCGCCGCGCTGCGCACCCGCGCGCGGCGGCTCAAGCGGCGGCACGATATCGGGCTGATCGTGGTCGACTACCTCCAGCTGCTGCAGGGTTCGGGCCGCGCCAACGACAACCGCGTGAACGAGATTTCCGAGATCAGCCGCGGTCTCAAGACGCTGGCGAAGGAACTGTCGGTCCCGGTGATCGCGCTGTCGCAGCTCAGCCGCGCGGTCGAACAGCGCGACGACAAGCGCCCGATGCTGTCCGACCTGCGCGAATCCGGCTCGATCGAGCAGGACGCCGACATGGTGTGGTTCATCTACCGCGCAGACTATTATCACGAGGCGAGCCGGCCCGACATGCCGACCGAGACCAGCAGCGCCGATGCGGTGGAGAAATACCGCATCTGGGAAGAGCGCTATCTCGAAGTGAAGAACAAGGCATCGCTGATCATCGCCAAGCAGCGCCACGGCTCCACCGGCAACGTGCCGCTGCACTTCCAGAGCGAGATCACCAAGTTCACCTCGCCCAACAAGCGCGACTATTCGGATTACGGATACGAATAG
- a CDS encoding UPF0262 family protein has translation MAISPTDSASTYRIAHIALDEETILWRNADVEQERRVAIYDLIEENTFKPVRSAERGAKGPYRLQLAVRDGRLAMDISSSEEELLETLLIGLARFRRPIREYFAICDSYYQAIRKATPAEIETIDMARRGIHNNAAELLLERLDGKVETDFATARRLFTLICVLHIKG, from the coding sequence ATGGCCATATCGCCAACCGATTCCGCGAGCACCTATCGCATCGCCCACATCGCTCTCGACGAAGAGACGATCCTGTGGCGCAACGCCGATGTCGAGCAGGAGCGCCGCGTCGCGATCTACGACCTGATCGAGGAGAACACGTTCAAGCCGGTGCGCAGTGCCGAGCGCGGGGCGAAGGGTCCCTATCGGTTGCAGCTGGCGGTGCGCGACGGGCGGCTGGCGATGGATATCAGCAGCTCCGAGGAGGAACTGCTCGAAACCCTGCTGATCGGGCTCGCCCGGTTCCGCCGCCCGATCCGCGAATATTTCGCGATCTGCGACAGCTATTACCAGGCGATCCGCAAGGCGACTCCGGCCGAGATCGAGACGATCGACATGGCGCGGCGCGGCATTCACAACAATGCGGCGGAGCTGTTGCTCGAACGGCTCGACGGCAAGGTCGAAACCGATTTCGCCACCGCGCGCCGCCTGTTCACGCTGATCTGCGTGCTGCATATCAAGGGTTGA
- a CDS encoding glycoside hydrolase family 25 protein: protein MARTRSRRRTGGTLRRWMLRGVALLALAAIVFAAWFWWDMRTWRPSESLYPEQGAVVRSDTGALNFVTLKAIGAQFAYLELAPEPGAIDEGFAERYRRARAAQLQVGVIYPFDPCQRADPQSQLFTRMVPRDAGLLPPAIALTATGDQCAEPVSEAAVENEVLTLVNQIEMHAGKPAILKLGKAFEQRHGTATSLQRDLWLMRDRARPDYAPRPWLLWSANSQMVSEAAEEPVEWVVVQR, encoded by the coding sequence GTGGCTCGCACCCGATCCCGCCGCCGCACGGGTGGCACGTTGCGGCGCTGGATGCTGCGGGGCGTCGCCTTGCTGGCGCTGGCCGCGATCGTCTTCGCCGCCTGGTTCTGGTGGGACATGCGCACCTGGCGTCCGTCCGAATCGCTCTATCCCGAGCAGGGTGCGGTGGTGCGCAGCGATACCGGGGCGCTGAATTTCGTGACATTGAAAGCGATCGGGGCGCAGTTCGCCTATCTCGAGCTTGCGCCCGAACCGGGCGCGATCGACGAAGGGTTCGCCGAGCGGTACCGGCGCGCGCGGGCGGCGCAATTGCAGGTCGGCGTGATCTATCCGTTCGATCCCTGCCAGCGCGCCGATCCGCAGTCGCAGCTGTTCACCCGCATGGTGCCGCGCGATGCCGGCCTGTTGCCGCCGGCGATTGCGCTGACCGCAACCGGCGATCAGTGCGCCGAGCCGGTCAGCGAAGCGGCGGTCGAGAACGAGGTGCTGACGCTGGTTAACCAGATCGAGATGCATGCCGGCAAGCCAGCGATCCTCAAGCTCGGCAAGGCATTCGAGCAGCGCCACGGCACCGCGACCAGCCTGCAGCGCGACCTGTGGCTGATGCGCGACCGCGCGCGGCCCGATTACGCGCCGCGTCCGTGGCTGCTATGGAGCGCGAACAGCCAGATGGTGAGCGAAGCGGCGGAGGAGCCGGTGGAATGGGTCGTGGTGCAAAGATGA
- a CDS encoding cytidine deaminase, whose translation MGRGAKMTIESETEDRLIAAARSAARDAYAPYSDYRVGAALLFDDGSIVTGSNVENASYGLALCAETVAVARAFGEGRRGGLRAVAVVGPMDKGDGLPITPCGRCRQVLNELAQLGGTDPLVLCVGNDEVRRVALSELLPHAFGPAHLG comes from the coding sequence ATGGGTCGTGGTGCAAAGATGACGATCGAAAGCGAGACCGAAGACCGGTTGATCGCGGCGGCGCGAAGCGCGGCGCGCGATGCCTATGCCCCCTATTCCGATTACCGGGTCGGTGCGGCGCTGCTGTTCGATGACGGCAGCATCGTCACCGGCAGCAATGTCGAAAATGCCAGTTACGGCCTTGCCCTGTGCGCCGAGACGGTCGCGGTGGCGCGCGCCTTCGGCGAAGGACGGCGCGGCGGCTTGCGGGCGGTCGCGGTGGTCGGTCCGATGGACAAAGGCGACGGGTTGCCGATCACCCCCTGCGGCCGCTGCCGCCAGGTGCTCAACGAGCTGGCACAGCTCGGCGGCACCGATCCGCTGGTGCTGTGCGTCGGCAATGACGAAGTGCGGCGCGTGGCGCTATCCGAGCTGTTGCCGCACGCCTTCGGCCCGGCGCATCTCGGTTAG
- a CDS encoding M14-type cytosolic carboxypeptidase has product MTQIAIDAAFDSGNIDVLAIDGGNARLAIRKDHNSEFAQWFHFRVTGAAGQDLTLRLTGLNHSAYPGGWPGYDACVSEDREYWARAASAFDKDADEGTLTIRYTPASNVAWFAYFAPYSMERHHDLVAEAAACEGVELVRLATTLDGQPLDMLEMGEGETQVWLYARQHPGETQAEWWMEGALECLTDPVDPVARALRKHCRLHIVPNCNPDGSRRGHLRTNAVGTNLNREWISPSAEKSPEVLAIRNRMDETGVDFAMDVHGDEAIPAVFLAGFEGIPGWTDAQGERFYRYQRILDRRTPDFQTRLGYPKSAPGKANLSISTNQVAQRFGCCAMTLEMPYKDLADFPEPEQGWSPERCKLLARDCLAALVEWLESEEA; this is encoded by the coding sequence ATGACCCAGATCGCCATCGATGCCGCTTTCGACAGCGGCAATATTGACGTGCTCGCCATCGACGGAGGCAATGCCCGCCTCGCCATCCGAAAGGACCACAACAGCGAATTCGCGCAGTGGTTTCACTTCCGGGTGACCGGTGCGGCGGGGCAGGACCTGACGCTGAGGCTGACCGGCCTCAACCACAGCGCCTATCCCGGCGGATGGCCTGGCTACGATGCCTGCGTTTCCGAAGACCGCGAATACTGGGCGCGCGCTGCCAGCGCGTTCGACAAGGATGCGGACGAAGGCACGCTCACGATCCGCTACACGCCGGCATCGAACGTCGCATGGTTTGCCTATTTCGCACCCTATTCGATGGAGCGGCATCACGATCTCGTCGCCGAAGCGGCGGCCTGCGAAGGGGTCGAGCTGGTGCGGCTCGCGACCACGCTCGACGGGCAGCCGCTCGACATGCTGGAAATGGGCGAAGGCGAAACGCAGGTGTGGCTCTACGCCCGCCAGCATCCCGGCGAGACGCAAGCCGAATGGTGGATGGAGGGCGCGCTCGAATGCCTCACCGATCCCGTCGACCCGGTTGCGCGGGCGCTGCGCAAGCACTGCCGGTTGCACATCGTGCCCAATTGCAACCCCGACGGCTCGCGCCGCGGCCACCTGCGCACCAACGCGGTGGGGACCAATCTCAACCGCGAATGGATCAGCCCCAGCGCGGAAAAATCCCCCGAGGTGCTCGCGATCCGCAACCGGATGGACGAAACCGGAGTCGACTTCGCGATGGACGTGCACGGCGACGAAGCGATCCCTGCGGTGTTCCTCGCGGGCTTCGAAGGAATACCGGGCTGGACCGACGCGCAGGGCGAGCGCTTCTACCGCTACCAGCGCATTCTCGACCGTCGCACACCCGATTTCCAGACCAGGCTCGGCTATCCGAAGTCGGCGCCGGGCAAGGCCAATTTGTCGATCAGCACGAACCAGGTCGCCCAGCGCTTCGGATGCTGCGCAATGACGCTGGAGATGCCGTACAAGGACCTCGCCGACTTTCCCGAGCCCGAGCAGGGCTGGTCGCCCGAACGCTGCAAGCTGCTGGCGCGCGATTGCCTTGCGGCGCTGGTCGAGTGGCTGGAGAGCGAGGAAGCCTAA
- the galE gene encoding UDP-glucose 4-epimerase GalE: protein MSDPSHPPVLVTGGAGYIGSHAVLALRDAGWPVAVIDNLTTGFRFAVPDGVPLYEGDIADGALLARIFAEQNTRAIMHFAGSIVVPESVENPLKYYHNNTAKSRALIEAAVQARIPHFIFSSTAATYGVPEVSPVAEDTPQRPINPYGWSKLMTEQMLADTAAAHPLNYCALRYFNVAGADPRARSGQSTAGATHLIKVAVEAALGKRDHVSVFGTDYDTPDGTGVRDYIHVSDLAAAHVLALEALIAEPAVSLTMNCGYGRGFSVLDVLDAVDRVTNVRIERRFEARRAGDPAALISDPTRIRSTLPWQPQFADLDTIIGHALQWERSLSEMRGNG, encoded by the coding sequence ATGAGCGATCCCTCGCACCCTCCCGTGCTGGTGACTGGCGGCGCCGGTTACATCGGCAGCCACGCCGTGCTCGCGCTGCGCGATGCCGGGTGGCCGGTCGCGGTGATCGACAACCTCACCACCGGCTTTCGCTTCGCGGTGCCCGACGGCGTGCCGCTCTACGAAGGCGATATCGCGGATGGCGCGCTGCTTGCGCGCATCTTCGCCGAGCAGAATACGCGCGCGATCATGCATTTCGCCGGTTCGATCGTGGTGCCCGAAAGCGTCGAAAACCCGCTCAAATACTACCACAACAACACCGCCAAGAGCCGCGCCTTGATCGAGGCGGCGGTGCAGGCGCGCATCCCGCATTTCATCTTTTCGTCGACCGCGGCCACCTACGGCGTGCCCGAAGTATCGCCCGTTGCCGAAGACACGCCGCAGCGTCCGATCAACCCCTATGGCTGGTCGAAACTGATGACCGAACAGATGCTCGCCGATACCGCGGCGGCGCATCCGCTCAATTATTGCGCGCTGCGATACTTCAACGTCGCCGGGGCCGATCCGCGCGCGCGCTCGGGCCAGTCGACGGCGGGAGCGACGCACCTGATCAAGGTCGCGGTCGAAGCGGCGCTGGGCAAGCGCGACCATGTCAGCGTGTTCGGCACCGATTACGACACGCCCGACGGGACGGGGGTGCGCGACTACATCCATGTCAGCGACCTCGCCGCCGCGCACGTGCTCGCGCTTGAGGCGCTGATCGCCGAACCCGCAGTCTCGCTGACGATGAATTGCGGGTATGGCCGCGGCTTCTCGGTGCTCGACGTGCTCGACGCAGTCGACCGGGTCACCAACGTGCGGATCGAGCGGCGGTTCGAGGCGCGGCGCGCGGGCGATCCGGCGGCGCTCATTTCCGACCCTACGCGCATCCGATCAACCCTGCCGTGGCAGCCGCAATTTGCCGATCTCGACACGATCATCGGCCATGCGCTTCAGTGGGAGCGCAGCCTTTCCGAAATGCGCGGGAATGGTTGA
- the ykgO gene encoding type B 50S ribosomal protein L36 yields MKIRNSLKSLKNRHRDCRVIRRRGRTYVINKTNRRFKARQG; encoded by the coding sequence ATGAAAATCCGCAACAGCCTCAAGTCGCTGAAGAACCGCCACCGCGATTGCCGCGTGATTCGCCGTCGCGGTCGCACCTATGTCATCAACAAGACCAACCGTCGCTTCAAGGCTCGCCAGGGCTGA
- a CDS encoding HAD-IA family hydrolase yields the protein MRKAVVFDVGRVLFQWQLRALFEKLIDDPAELDWFLAHVVTEEWHYQHDLGRPLADMVPERIARFPRYEHHLRAYVDRFNETIPGPVAGTHALVERLAERAVPLFCLTNFGDEFWAGFRPTEPIFDLFENIVVSGTEQVAKPDPRIYEIVEQRSGRTGEALFFTDDNPANIEAARARGWDAHLFTDAAALERQLTVSGFL from the coding sequence TTGCGCAAGGCGGTGGTCTTCGATGTCGGACGCGTGCTGTTCCAGTGGCAGCTGCGTGCCCTGTTCGAAAAACTGATCGACGATCCCGCCGAGCTCGACTGGTTTTTGGCCCATGTCGTGACCGAGGAATGGCATTACCAGCACGACCTCGGGCGCCCGCTGGCGGATATGGTACCCGAACGGATCGCCCGGTTTCCCCGCTACGAGCACCATCTGCGCGCCTATGTCGATCGCTTCAACGAAACCATCCCCGGCCCGGTCGCGGGAACCCATGCCCTGGTCGAGCGGCTCGCCGAGCGCGCGGTCCCGCTGTTCTGCCTGACCAATTTCGGAGACGAGTTCTGGGCCGGGTTCCGCCCGACCGAGCCGATCTTCGACCTGTTCGAGAACATCGTGGTTTCGGGCACCGAACAGGTCGCGAAGCCCGATCCGCGGATCTACGAGATCGTCGAACAGCGCAGCGGCCGAACGGGCGAGGCGCTGTTCTTCACCGACGACAATCCCGCCAATATCGAGGCCGCGCGCGCACGCGGCTGGGACGCGCACCTGTTTACCGATGCCGCGGCGCTGGAACGGCAATTGACCGTATCCGGCTTTCTCTGA
- a CDS encoding helix-turn-helix domain-containing protein yields MGEIREPLRELIECGLPQALEVMGERWSFMILRASFNGLKHFEEFLSELGIARNILSNRLAKLVEHGILKREPCEDDRRKIEYRLTDKGFDLLPAMLALRQWGQKHGAEMVTEDPVLVDQRDRLPIGPVSILAHDGRILNHQDLWLVKRTDLGKRTDGSFATAGTALRHGDVVDLESAKRAAAG; encoded by the coding sequence ATGGGCGAGATAAGAGAACCACTGCGCGAGCTGATCGAGTGCGGTTTGCCGCAAGCACTTGAAGTGATGGGAGAACGCTGGTCGTTCATGATCCTGCGCGCGAGCTTCAACGGGCTCAAGCATTTCGAGGAATTCCTCAGCGAGCTCGGAATCGCGCGCAATATCCTTTCCAACCGCCTTGCGAAACTTGTCGAACACGGCATTCTCAAGCGCGAGCCGTGCGAGGACGATCGGCGCAAGATCGAATATCGCCTGACCGACAAGGGCTTCGACCTGCTGCCCGCGATGCTCGCACTACGCCAGTGGGGGCAAAAGCACGGTGCCGAAATGGTGACCGAAGATCCGGTCCTGGTCGACCAGCGCGATCGCCTTCCGATCGGGCCGGTCTCGATCCTTGCGCATGACGGGCGCATCCTCAATCACCAGGATCTGTGGCTGGTGAAGCGCACCGATCTCGGCAAGCGCACCGATGGATCCTTTGCCACCGCCGGCACCGCACTGAGGCACGGCGATGTGGTCGATCTCGAATCGGCAAAACGCGCGGCGGCGGGCTGA